Below is a genomic region from Pseudochaenichthys georgianus chromosome 13, fPseGeo1.2, whole genome shotgun sequence.
TAAACAGCGCCCACCCCGGCACGAGCAGGATGGAGGAGAGGGTGAGGACCCAGCCCAGCACGTAGGCCCAGGTAGGGTACACGTACCAGCGGTTAAAGGTCAGAGGCTGGTACTTCACTAGAGAACAAATGAAAGTGCCCTGAGAAAAAAGGAGGGATTCAGAAGGTGTCTAGACATTTAATCtagcaaaaaaaaaacaaaggcTCCAATAACATGCTGGGACATATTCAGGTGTACATGCACTGTTGGACAGTAAATATTGACTGAAGTACAATTCTGAGGTACTTCTACTATACTtgagtacttccatttactctACTGGTGCTTTTTTTTAGTAAATGTATTATTTGTTCTTTATACTTCTTTATTTGTTAACACTGACGGATCACTTTGAATGCACGACTTGTAGTTTAAAAagagtatttctacactgtaatgatctgagtactttgtcAGCCTCTGTGTACTAGAGAATAGACCAAGGCTGTGTGAAAATACATTATTCATACTATATGTACAACATTGAAAGTGACCCACCAGTGAGACCAGCGGTGTGAGGTAGAGCCAGCAGAATTTAAAGAACGGGTTGACTTGCATGCCTGTCATGTCCTTTATGATGCCATACAACCGATCAGCCCCTTTATAGAAGAAGATTTAAGAGGATATGATTAGTGGATCAGGCTAGATGTGTGTGGATTATTTGATGTCATTTAGGTTGTAGTTTCTGCCTCTGCTGCTTTACATTTTATCTCGTTTGATCACTCGAGTTTCCCAACTGTAGGTCAAGCATAAATACCTGGAGTTGAAACAGAATACCTACCAAATACCCATGCCAGTGCCAGGGTTTCAAAAACACACAGGAAGAGGATGCAGGCGCCATTACAAGCGTAGTAgtcaaacatctggaacacatACATTCCTCCCTGGAAACAACAGTAAAGATATTTACTTAACATAGGTATTATGACAAGATCAGGTGCATGGAaacctaaaatataaatattgtaTTAATTAAAAGGCCATAAACTGAAAGCATCTTGTgacaataaaatgaaaatatggTATACAAATCGTATTTGGCGGCAATATTCTGCCATAGTGGATTGGTAAATATGTAatgtatgtacagtatataACACTAAACCCTGACCTCAGTGATCATGACGAGCTGACAGAAGAAGCATGTGAggcagaagaggaggaggaagcgtTCCCGCCGGCCTGCCCTGCGCATCACTGAGggaaacatgtctatgatggaCGTCATCACCACCTCCATTGCAACAAACTGAAGGGAGAAAACACGAGACAGAATAGGTACATCTCAATATGTGAACGTTTTCTTCCTCAAAGAGTTCATGAAGAGGCCATCTCACTTGTGTGTCCAGACCCAGGAGGATGAGCATGACAAAGAAACAGATGGACCACAGTTGGGGCAGAGGCATCATGGCTACAGCCTGAGGGTACGCAACGAACGCCAAGCCGGGACCTGGAACACAACAAGACTCTTTACTGGCTATTATCTGCCTTTGTTGCTCAACCGATTCAGCATTATAACTTTGTAAAGCAAAAGGGCATCCAATGGCAAGTGGATTTTCATTATTCGAGTAACCAATGAATAACAGCGTCCTGGAGGGAACTGGGGACGTTACTGGAAATCAGGAAGGGGTATAGAAGAAGTACAACAGAGTAAATCTCTTTACATGTGTGTTTCAGTACAGACTGAATGTAGATTGTGCGGAAAATAATATCTGAAAATGATAAGGGCAAGGTGACTGCTTTATTGTCGTGAtcattcatgtgtttttaacgaGGAGGAAGATCGGAATGTAggaatgaagaaaaaaaaaagagccattaaaaacgttgtataaaCACAGTGCAATGGAAAAGTCATGATTTaagtaacacattaaaaaacaacTTCCTTGATCTCTAAATGGAGGGAAAATAACAGGGAATCATGAAGGGGTTTAAAGGAAGTACAGCCATCTAATGTCATTCACTACTTCAAGCTACAGCGGACAAAATGCGATAAGCTACTGATGTTGACGCAGTCAGATTTTTTGTTTGTACTGTAAATATTTGGGCTGGGAAGTGAAGGGACATGTGAGTAGAGCAACATGAGCTCATTCAGAGCCTGACCCTTACCCCAGTGAGTGACAATGAATGTGTGTATAAGGTGCCATGAACACTCAGGCGTTGGGCTGATTGTTAATGTCATGTCTATGGTTGCCCTGAAGATGTCCGCAAATGTTTAATTTATTATGGACTTGAGGTGGAAGGCATGTTCAGGACTTTTAAtttagtaaaagtactaattaaataattcaaaaaTACTCCCTTACCAGGAAAACTCCTCTTACCAATATCGTAGTTGACaagtaaaaaagtaaaagtactctttCGGCAGTGAAATGTCCCTAGATACTTTATATTGACTTGAATATATTCTAAAACTAAATTCCCATGCAGAATGTGtgttgattttcttttttttgtgaaaATATATATGACCTCTTTAGCCCTAAACAGTTCCTTTTAGATAACCCATGTGGGACATTTAGGAAGAAAAACGTCTTTGGTTGAACTGCTGTCAACTAATGAACATTTGAATAGTGGTTAAGGGCTAATTTTGGTGGCATCTGAGGCCAAACTTATTGCTCTATTTTACGTTTTGTTGGAGTAGCCTGATACTTGAGGTTTGTATTGCCAAAAATACTAATACAAATAAACCCTTTAAATCCATTGGCTCTATGTTGATAAGCGTTAACTGCAGGTGTGTTTTTAGACCTCCCTCCTCAGAGTGCGTGCTCATGATTTTCCCAGGAATGTCACCATAGACACACAGTTGCTTTAAACAGTGGGACAGAGACTTGATCATTATTGTGATACTTAATTTGTCCTTAGATTAtagaatatgtatgtatgtactcAGTTACTTTCCACCATGGTCGTGCTCTAGCTAGCCTTTCTTGGGAGTTTAGGAGATGTGCATCACCTACTGCTATGACAATGATGTGGTTACAAAATGGTTGCTTCAACCTAGGCTTAAAGAAGGTGTAGAAAGACGAGGTTGCATTTTCTTAGTATCTCTATTGGCTTGCCATACCTGACTCGGCCACTTCTGCAATGGGAACGCCTTGCTCATGAGCCATGAACCCCAGCACAGAGAAGACTGCAAACCCAGCTACTACACTGGTTCCACTGTTTAGAAGACACAGCCACAGACAGTCTCtgcaaaacacaaaaacacatgaATTCAAATTGATAATTTCTTCATCAGTCAGAATAGTTGATATCAAAGCATCAAGCTCAGTCACACATTGACAAATACTAACTTATAGCagttgttgttgtatttgttgtAGCTGCCTAGCACAGTTAAGGAGCCAACCCCCAAGCTGTATGAGAAGAAGATCTGAGACCCAGCCTCCATCCAGACCTGCTCCAGCAACGTAACAGTGGGTAAATGTACCCATGAACTCTGCACTGTTACCATATGTCATGCATTTCCTACCTGAGGGTCTGCAAGTCGTGAGGGTTCGGGCAAAAGGTAGAAAATGATTCCTTGTTTAGCCCCAGGAAGAGTTAGTCCACGGATCAAAAGAATGACTAACATCACATAGGGGAAGGTAGCAGTTAAATAAACCACCTGGAGAAAAATATCAACATTTGAGGCATTCAAATATATAGCATATACTTTTACTATATTATTAGGTTGTATATAAATACCTTTCCTGCAGACCTGACCCCTTTCCAGACACAGAAGTAGCATGTGACCCACATTATAATTACGCACAACATCAACTCCCACCTGATGCTGCCTATCTGCTCAATACCCCCTGAGATAGCCAGCACCCGTCGTCTGGAAGGATAAAAAGATAGACACAATGTTTTATTGAGACTTTTTAGGGCACACTTTGGCACTTGAATGAACCTAGAGGCTTAGCTTGTTCACATACTCCCAGAACTCTGTGGCAGCAGAGGATGTGTTGGTCCGGTTGCTCCATTGAAAGGTTTcattttgtgtggaaaaatcaACACAGTTATCTGAAAAGATAGTAAGAAAGGAAATTATGATTATATTCTCAAGGCAGATGTATAAGTTGTTGGAGCACCACCCAATGGCGGTGGTGGaaggttcacctctgctccgcgCATCCCTTGATGACTGATGAGCTCGTCAAATTATAAAAGAAGGAACTCAAAGCACCAGAATaaaggttaaacaataatctgttttaatggtaaaagcaaCAATACACAATACAGAGCACTCTGCAATAGTACCAAATACAGAGCACTCTGCAATAGTACCAAATACAGAGCACTCTGCAATAGTACCAAATACAGAGCACTCTGCAATAGTACCAAATACAGAGTACTCCGGGCTCAATTCCTACCACCGTGTGATAAAGGTACCACGACAGCCAGTCAGGAAGAGAGCCCCGACTGTAAGAATGTTACAGTATTTAAACACATTCTGTGGGAGGACGTGTGTCGGTTGCTCCTCCCtagctatttgttattggccagtttcacttctgggcgggACCCTAGGCAATGAGTTAGCAGTTGTTGACTCCGTCTGATGCGCTCCTTCtccttacagtgtgtgtgtgtgtgtgtgtgtgtgtgtgtgtgtgtgtgtgtgtgtgtgtgtgtgtgtgtgtgtgtgtgtgtgtgtgtgtgtgtgtgtgtgtgtgtgtgtgtgtgtgtgtgtgtgtgtgtgtgtgtgtgtgtgtgtgtgtgtgtgtgtgtgtgtgtgtgtgtgtgtgtgcgtgtgtgtgtgtgtgtgtgtgtgtgtgtgtaattaagcacacacatatatttaagcCAACTCCTCCAAAATGTTGTGGCAATTTAGCACAGGCCTCCTCTGAACTTCCTCTAACCTCGAAGTCAGCTCACTTAACAGGAATACATCTATTGATAATTCAGAACGACCATTATCCCATGGCCTCTCTAGGAGTCTTGCAGGATATGAATTATCCAATTAACTAAGTCTACCCACAAGCGCACATACATTTTCCCCTATGCAGCTACGCACCAACATTTTTATCGTTTCTAACTGTATTAGGTCTGAGGAAGCCCTTCTCTTGGAGTTCCTCTGACCTCTTACCAATTCACTTAACATGGGTACATCTGATGTTAATTTGCAAAGACCATTGATAATTAGCAAAGAGACTCCCGGTCCTTTTCTACTGACTTTCTGAAAAATACTCATCCACAGGTAATCATTTTACTCAAGGCAGAAATCACAGGTTGTACTGTACCTCACCTACTCACAAATAGCCAAAAAACCACCTTTTGATTATAACACAAAAGTGGAAGAAAGATCatttgcgctaatctacttctACTAAAAATGGGACATCATTATAggaatattaatataaaaaacctctctatatttaagaggaaaaaatGTACTCGTCCATTCAAGTTTAACACAtatgaatatataaaaacacacatatatTAGTGATAACATAATTCaacacacttcttatatatcaggtgacattaaaaatgaatataccagaaatacgctgtattaaactttCTGCTGTAACATGTTATTTTAATACTTCAAAGTGTCTCTGTGGCTCTAGGATGAGGTTACAGAAGTCTACACATTTTTTAACCAGAGCCTCCATTCTGGTGTGGAGTTTAAAGGGGCCCGATGCTGATTTTCTGGTATCAGGATTTTATTTTGTGCCTTTATTGTGACATGTTTACTagctttaatgttcaacaagatatttatttttctcatacgctgcatgcacctcttttcaccgtCTGATTGGAAAAACCCAAAAAGCatgatagggcctctttaaatggAAAACAAGACAGGAAGGGGCTAATGAACGACGCCATCTAGTTGCATTATCGGAAATGTAGGATTAATTGTTCTGAAGCTTAACGCATATTAGGAGGTAAAAGTCAGTGGTCATTGGTTCCTttaatttttctttaaaaaaagttCTACTTCACAAAAGAGCACTTCTAAATCACTGGAAGTGTCTTGAGATAATGTGAAAAAGTATGGCATGTTCTAAGATAACATCAGTACACAGCAGACATGGTAGTACTAGTTTATCTTAGATTAGATTATCTTGTATCTAAGTATCACAATCCTTTTCACCTGTGTTCCAGTAGTTGTCGCAGCTGGCCCAGGGCAGCTGTGAGCTGAAGGAGAACACCAGGTAGAGCAAAGCCCAGGACAGAATGAGGATGTAGGTCATGCAGCTGTAGAGGAGGATCACCTGCCCTCCATATCCAATACCTGCAAGCTCACATTTTGCAGTTATAGATTCTGTTATAGAATAACAATATGAAAAACCCGTCAACCTCGGTTTAATAATTTCCGAAAGCGGTGAACGGTCAGCCTAACGGGAGCCTGACCAAATACAGCCTACTTCTTCAACTGCTTACTcaatctaaaataaatgtatcttAAACTGTATATAAATAgatatattttatttgttgtattaaacTACACTGTTAGAATGCAAAAAGTGCAGGTGGTAGTCCTCAGCTCCAAACAAGGGTGACTTAAGTTACATAACTCTCACAGCTAGTTTAGGACCAACACAAACCTAACTCTTTTCATTGAAATAAACATTCAGCAACATAACTAAAAGATTTCCCACCTCTCGtttaaatattaatatttttcACAGAGGACATACTGAAAGGTGGTCAATGTTTGTCTACGGAGCTCTGAGGAAAATTGGTCTTTTAAGTTGTGTTTGAACCCTCCTTTGTGTGACTACCAAAATAAAACAGCAAAAGTACAAGCTACTTCTTCCACTTTTTTCAGTGAATATTTAATCTACACAAAAGTCCCAAATAGCATACCTTCTGCCAGTGGGCACAACTTCCTCCAGCAGGTGATGCCCCCCTCCTGGGTGTACTGGCCTATAGTGGTCTCCAGCAGAAACAGGGGAACTCCACAGGTCACCACAAAAACCAGATATGGCACCAGGAAGGCACCTAAATGTGCAAAGTATACAACAGTTCGCCTGTACTACAGATTATAGTTACAAGTAGTTAGCCTCGTATTTGCTTACCTCCTCCATTTTTGTAGCAGAGGTAGGGAAACCTCCACACGTTGCCCAGGCCGACAACATTTCCCGCCACAGCCAGGAGAAACTCCACCTTACTGCCCCAGTGTCCTCTCTCCTCAACTTGCTTGTTTCTTGTTGAAATCCTTTTATTCGTCATATCCAAAGTCATTGTGAAAGCTCAGTGTGAACCCAATCGTCCCATTCCCTTGTGTCCAGGTCTTCTCTGCCTTTATATTCACCGCAGATTCTGTATCATGTAATGAGCAACTGCCTGAGAGGTTAATCAGTTCTCAGGAGAAATGTACATTCACTCAAGGCTGAGAATGATTTTCAATCTCTAAACAAACAACTATTTACATAGAGAAGTAATGTTAATAAATGATACCTCAAGTTTAACATGTTCTTCTCAATGTCTCATTGAAATGTAAGTTGCACAACTCTGATCCTAGGTTTTCAGATCTGTTGAtttgtttatgaattgtacaTTAGGTCTGTGTAAGAACAACATCCCTTAGTATAAGTGTTAGAGAATATTTCTGTCTTACTcctaagtgtcaaagaataattcttccttactcctaagatatttaacctttctgcctgttgacatttacgacgaaccctaagtctgttatctgtcttaaggaagcggaagtctcagctattgttgacattacctgttttatgaccggtcaactctcggtcacaaagCCAAAGAGTCAGATAAgtgattcagtgtctccaggtgttcacatataccttcccccaatatgtgggttgactctctgtaaactagttaaaaggtctaccaAGATGTGAGGCggatcagaattgacatgacaacccacccgtgcagcaAAAGGTgcagaaccttttgctgctgtgacttgtgatatgaattctccggccgtttgacttgtaataaactaccagtgtttgacatcaaagctccaactctcctcgtgtctctctgagtcctgactctccgttgctgcagaagtttcccttacaataaGCAGCTACTGTTAGCAATGTAAACCCTTTGTCAAGACTTCTGTAAATGTTGTGTCTCAAAAAATCACAAGTATCAGACTCAATTAATGATGTTGCCTCGGCAAGTTAAAGTAATAAAATACTTAAGCATCTTATATCATCTTTGCGGTCCGAAATGAAGCAGCAGGTAAAAACATACCATtacattgaatataaatgtatgaGGATATGTATAGAATAATAATTAATTTAGACAAAAGAAATAGGTACAAAAAATCAGTGACATTAATGTTAAGACACATTAATATGGATGTGTGTATCAGACCCCTACAGTCCCACTTTAAACTATTTAATTATGCCTACTTAAGACAATTTGTAACGTTGCTTTAAacctatttgtatttattatttccaTCAGAATTGCACAATTTCCTTCCTGAAAAAGTAATTATTTACTTATTGAGCATTGTATATTGCATGATATCAGGTATTGTAATCGCAAATAATTCAAGTTTGTGacagtaaatataaaatgatttGTTCTTTATTCAGTGCAACTTCTTCACAAATTACAGTAGCAATCACATTATCACCAACCAACAAggacagttttttgttttaagtGCAGTTATTTCAATTCTAAATTAGTTTTGTTCAGTTTTACCTCTGTTCTTTTGTATCTCTTTTCCAGTGATCAACACGCAGATTAGTTTGACCTGCAAAACATCTGTAATCCCATGGACTTCACAAAGTAGACCCCAGCAGACCCCCTACCAGGACGGAGACGCTGGTGAGTGTAATCCTTCTGGCTCCGCTGCTCTCTGTTCTCTTGTCTCTCAGCTGTCTCTGCTGGCCAGATGTTAGGCGGCATCGCTTCATGTTTCCAGCTGTGTCCCAAACCAGCAGCTCAGCTTTAGGGGAGCAGCAGCTGGACGAGTACCTCGCCCACAGAGGCTGAGACAAACCCGGTACCCAATCAGTAACATTCAGAGGGGGGTCTCCTCTCTGTAATCTGGCtttgtggtggtggtggtggtgatgatggcCTTCAATGGTTGTTGTATCCTTGTATGCCGGTTGCTGGGTCCCCTCCAGGCTCTCCTCTGTGGGTGGGGGGCTGTGGAATAAAGTCAGAACGCCTTCACCCTTCTGCAGCTGGAGGGCGGCCAGGCCGGAGCGCCCCCTGTCTAAGACCACCAGAGAAACACTCCAGCTGGACTCAGTGCAGGTGGAGGGACATGTGGACTGTACTCGTGCCGCGGAGCAGGAGGGAGGGGACGTGTCCGgatcctgcagggagaaataagGAAgtgatttgtgtttttattatgTCTTGATCCAGTAGTAGCAATACATCATGAATATACAATTCtgatttaaataattttttaggGAGAagctttaaatacatttgttgcCTCTTCCTGCACTGTTGTTATTTGTTAtctgttatgtgtgtgtattatTAAATTGTGCAAAACCATTGCAACACCTTTAACCCTTAAGTCATATTATTGTCTGTATAGTTTgtgttgattttttattttaggAGGAGGCTTCAAATGGTCCAGTGTGTGTCCTGTCCCTTGCTGTCCTCTACACATCGTTTATTATCTTTGTTATATTTTTGCATTTTAAATTGTGCAAATAATCCTAATATAAAACAGCAATACAGAGGCAATCGAATGTACATAGTTTAAGATAATTGAATACTATGTACGTACAAAAAAAATACAGGAGACTTCTGGATACAATTATAAAGCTCCAATCAAAGGATGTGATATTATGTTTTAGTTGATGCTCACCGGAGGGATCACAGTTAAGTAAGCCACTGCGTAATTTGAGTCTGGGGAGTCCAGAGCGCGCACGGTGAGAGTGAGGGTGACGGTAGCTCCTGCCTGAGCCGTGGCAGGGGTGTGGAGGTCCACCTGACCGCGGAAAGACCCTTGTTGTGCAACATGGAAGCTGAGGAACAGACATTCTAATTAACTATAACAGTCCTCAAAATGTATGAAACTTTATTGTTGCTATTCTCTTTGATATGATAGCAGTGATGAacaatacaaaatgaaatggcAATATAAGAGTCCAATCTTGGCGAGGAGATTTACGTTTCTTTTATTTTTGCTCTACCTGTGAGGTCCTCTCTTATGTAGATATTTACAGTCGTCATCAGCAGTCAGACTGAAGAGTCGGGCCGGGCCATGGTTCAGGATGTCAAAGTTCACCATCGTGCTGTTACCGGGTACCAGGCGGGGGACAGACAACACCTGGAGAAATGGAGACACATAACCATGAAATATGATCAGAACAAGAGCCAGTGGAATTAAGGTACAtcaatgtgaaatgtaatgaatCCGAAAACCCACCAACACAGAGTTGAATGAAAAGTTGGTTAAGGATAAGCCAtgattttacattttgaatagtGAGATATCCTGACTTCCACTGAAAATCAATTGGTCGGTGTCAGTGTTTCATTTGTATCTATCTCTACTCATGCTACAATAATTGAGTTATGTAAACTTCGGTCAGATCAAGCTGTAAACACAACACTGACACAGTATTATGGCTGGGAGAGTGCTTACATAAATATTCGCTTCTCCTGAGGAAAGAATCTGGTTATTTACCGGCTAAATGCTCCACAATGTTTACATTTTGCTAACTTTTCTGTCTGCTGTTTAGTGCTTGGTTTAacacaacttttttgttttttgtttgttgttgtagcCTGTTCTGGAAATGACTGAACCAAAACAGTAAAGTTACAggacataaaataaaaaggcactAAACGCTCTCCAAAGCTTAAAGAAAATATCTCTACAGGTTCGTCACTATGGACATTTGTCACCTTCCAACATCTAGGCAACATTTGGATAAAGATATTTGTGCTGTTTTGAATGAAAAAGTTATGAACTGTGACACAAAGCTGAAGTTATTACTAATAATGGTTTTTAAATTGTGTCCTACATCACagtaaatgtttatcattaccTGTATCTGAACGTGAGTGGGCTGAACCCTCTCTGTGGAAACTCTCTCCAGCTTGTTCCCTCTGCTGTCTCGGCCTGTTAGTCGCACACAGAAAGGAGCTCTGGGAACCGAGTCCACCCATCCCACCAGCTCCTCCACAGAgtaggatgaggaggaggaagaggaggaggggttCAGCTTCACCTGCTGAAGGCTCTCCCCGTCAGCTCCCAGCAGCGTCACATGACTG
It encodes:
- the LOC117457394 gene encoding sodium- and chloride-dependent GABA transporter 3-like isoform X2; this encodes MTLDMTNKRISTRNKQVEERGHWGSKVEFLLAVAGNVVGLGNVWRFPYLCYKNGGGAFLVPYLVFVVTCGVPLFLLETTIGQYTQEGGITCWRKLCPLAEGIGYGGQVILLYSCMTYILILSWALLYLVFSFSSQLPWASCDNYWNTDNCVDFSTQNETFQWSNRTNTSSAATEFWERRVLAISGGIEQIGSIRWELMLCVIIMWVTCYFCVWKGVRSAGKVVYLTATFPYVMLVILLIRGLTLPGAKQGIIFYLLPEPSRLADPQVWMEAGSQIFFSYSLGVGSLTVLGSYNKYNNNCYKDCLWLCLLNSGTSVVAGFAVFSVLGFMAHEQGVPIAEVAESGPGLAFVAYPQAVAMMPLPQLWSICFFVMLILLGLDTQFVAMEVVMTSIIDMFPSVMRRAGRRERFLLLFCLTCFFCQLVMITEGGMYVFQMFDYYACNGACILFLCVFETLALAWVFVKYQPLTFNRWYVYPTWAYVLGWVLTLSSILLVPGWALFKLATGTGSLSQRLHHLCQPDPDSTVT
- the LOC117457394 gene encoding sodium- and chloride-dependent GABA transporter 2-like isoform X1 codes for the protein MTLDMTNKRISTRNKQVEERGHWGSKVEFLLAVAGNVVGLGNVWRFPYLCYKNGGGAFLVPYLVFVVTCGVPLFLLETTIGQYTQEGGITCWRKLCPLAEGIGYGGQVILLYSCMTYILILSWALLYLVFSFSSQLPWASCDNYWNTDNCVDFSTQNETFQWSNRTNTSSAATEFWERRVLAISGGIEQIGSIRWELMLCVIIMWVTCYFCVWKGVRSAGKVVYLTATFPYVMLVILLIRGLTLPGAKQGIIFYLLPEPSRLADPQVWMEAGSQIFFSYSLGVGSLTVLGSYNKYNNNCYKDCLWLCLLNSGTSVVAGFAVFSVLGFMAHEQGVPIAEVAESGPGLAFVAYPQAVAMMPLPQLWSICFFVMLILLGLDTQFVAMEVVMTSIIDMFPSVMRRAGRRERFLLLFCLTCFFCQLVMITEGGMYVFQMFDYYACNGACILFLCVFETLALAWVFGADRLYGIIKDMTGMQVNPFFKFCWLYLTPLVSLGTFICSLVKYQPLTFNRWYVYPTWAYVLGWVLTLSSILLVPGWALFKLATGTGSLSQRLHHLCQPDPDSTVT